A single region of the Kocuria rosea genome encodes:
- a CDS encoding proline--tRNA ligase → MALRLSSLFLRTLREDPVDAEVDSHKLLVRAGYIRRAAPGIYTWLPMGLRVLGKVEQVVREEMDAIGAQEVHFPALLPREPYEVTNRWTEYGENLFRLKDRKDADYLLAPTHEEMFTLLVKDLYSSYKDLPVTLYQIQAKYRDEARPRAGLLRGREFVMKDSYSFDVDDAGLDESYARHREAYVRIFERLGLPVVAVSAQSGAMGGSRSEEFLHPTVIGEDTFVRSPGGYAANVEAVTTVVPAETDPAGAPEARVLETPESPTIDTLVQRSNELHPRAEGPWTAGDTLKNVVLAVVLPDGARRLVAVGLPGDRAVDLKRIEAGIGAALDVSGEVLVEQAGDEDLRACPLLVKGYIGPGLSPDQAVLGEKSSTGIPFFVDPRVVRGTRWVTGANVAGQHVYDLTAGRDFAWDGVLECAEVRAGDPAPDGSGPLEAARGIEMGHIFQLGRKYAEALGLKVLDRNGKLVTVTMGSYGIGVTRAVAALAEAYHDDKGLLWPRQAAPADVHVVATGKGPEVLEEAEKVVAELEAEGLEVLFDDRPKVSPGVKFGDAELLGVPTVLVVGRGLKDGVLELKDRASGSSEDVPRDGVAAVVAAAVRG, encoded by the coding sequence GTGGCGCTGCGACTCTCCTCCCTGTTCCTGCGAACCCTCCGCGAAGACCCGGTCGACGCCGAGGTGGACAGCCACAAGCTGCTCGTCCGCGCCGGCTACATCCGCCGGGCCGCCCCGGGCATCTACACCTGGCTGCCGATGGGCCTGCGGGTGCTCGGGAAGGTCGAGCAGGTGGTGCGCGAGGAGATGGATGCGATCGGCGCCCAGGAGGTGCACTTCCCGGCGCTGCTGCCGCGCGAGCCCTACGAGGTCACGAACCGCTGGACGGAGTACGGGGAGAACCTCTTCCGCCTGAAGGACCGCAAGGACGCCGACTACCTGCTCGCGCCCACGCACGAGGAGATGTTCACGCTGCTCGTCAAGGACCTGTACTCCTCCTACAAGGACCTCCCCGTCACCCTCTACCAGATCCAGGCGAAGTACCGGGACGAGGCCCGCCCCCGCGCCGGTCTCCTGCGCGGGCGCGAGTTCGTCATGAAGGACTCCTACTCCTTCGACGTCGACGACGCCGGTCTCGACGAGTCCTACGCCAGGCACCGCGAGGCCTACGTCCGGATCTTCGAGCGCCTCGGCCTGCCCGTGGTCGCCGTCTCGGCCCAGTCCGGGGCCATGGGCGGCTCCCGCTCCGAGGAGTTCCTGCACCCCACGGTCATCGGCGAGGACACGTTCGTGCGCTCGCCCGGCGGCTACGCGGCCAACGTCGAGGCGGTGACCACCGTGGTGCCCGCGGAGACCGATCCCGCCGGGGCCCCCGAGGCACGGGTGCTCGAGACCCCGGAGAGCCCCACGATCGACACGCTCGTGCAGCGCTCGAACGAGCTGCACCCGCGCGCCGAGGGGCCCTGGACCGCCGGCGACACCCTCAAGAACGTGGTGCTCGCCGTCGTCCTGCCCGACGGCGCCAGGCGGCTCGTGGCGGTCGGCCTGCCCGGCGACCGCGCCGTGGACCTCAAGCGCATCGAGGCCGGCATCGGCGCCGCCCTGGACGTCTCCGGCGAGGTGCTGGTGGAGCAGGCCGGTGACGAGGACCTGCGCGCCTGCCCGCTGCTGGTCAAGGGCTACATCGGGCCGGGGCTGTCCCCGGACCAGGCCGTGCTCGGCGAGAAGTCCTCGACCGGCATCCCCTTCTTCGTGGACCCGCGCGTGGTCCGCGGCACCCGGTGGGTGACCGGGGCGAACGTGGCCGGCCAGCACGTCTACGACCTCACGGCCGGGCGCGACTTCGCCTGGGACGGCGTCCTGGAGTGCGCCGAGGTCCGGGCCGGCGATCCCGCGCCGGACGGCTCCGGCCCGCTCGAGGCGGCCCGCGGCATCGAGATGGGCCACATCTTCCAGCTGGGCCGCAAGTACGCGGAGGCACTGGGGCTGAAGGTGCTCGACCGCAACGGCAAGCTCGTCACCGTGACCATGGGCTCCTACGGGATCGGGGTCACCCGGGCGGTGGCCGCCCTCGCCGAGGCCTACCACGACGACAAGGGGCTGCTCTGGCCGCGCCAGGCCGCCCCCGCGGACGTCCACGTGGTCGCCACCGGCAAGGGCCCCGAGGTGCTGGAGGAGGCCGAGAAGGTCGTGGCCGAGCTCGAGGCGGAGGGGCTCGAGGTCCTCTTCGACGACCGGCCCAAGGTCTCCCCGGGCGTGAAGTTCGGCGACGCCGAGCTGCTCGGCGTGCCCACCGTGCTGGTGGTCGGCCGCGGCCTCAAGGACGGCGTCCTCGAGCTCAAGGACCGCGCGAGCGGCAGCAGCGAGGACGTGCCCCGGGACGGCGTCGCCGCCGTGGTCGCCGCCGCAGTGCGCG
- a CDS encoding DUF4081 domain-containing GNAT family N-acetyltransferase: MRTQRRTAPRLVPAGEVDPAQLDRLLEADPVAHAFVAAHVESYRGSRGSRIPPVVGTAGPDGELTGACWVGTNVVPVSLDGPGLDLVGGHLRRGGSRHASLFGPAELVLGLWSRVERSWPRPFDLRPVQPLLAIDRDPAPAPHPGVRVARPEDLPAVLPASAAMFEEEVGYSPYTGGDRGYRDRVSALVEAGRCLVLTDDGGRVVFKADLGSVARGVAQVQGVWVDPAHRGRGLAAPCMAAAVRLARRRTPVVSLYVNDYNVRALATYRRVGFERVGTFATVLL; this comes from the coding sequence GTGAGGACGCAGCGGAGGACGGCGCCGCGGCTGGTGCCGGCGGGGGAGGTCGATCCGGCCCAGCTGGACCGGCTGCTCGAGGCGGACCCCGTCGCCCACGCCTTCGTGGCCGCCCACGTCGAGTCGTACCGCGGGAGCAGAGGCTCGCGGATCCCGCCCGTGGTCGGCACCGCCGGGCCGGACGGTGAGCTGACCGGCGCGTGCTGGGTGGGCACGAACGTGGTGCCCGTGTCCCTGGACGGCCCGGGCCTGGACCTCGTCGGAGGGCACCTGCGGCGGGGCGGGTCCCGGCACGCCTCGCTGTTCGGGCCCGCCGAGCTGGTCCTCGGGCTGTGGTCCCGGGTGGAGCGCTCGTGGCCCCGGCCCTTCGACCTGCGCCCCGTCCAGCCCCTGCTGGCCATCGACCGGGACCCCGCGCCCGCCCCGCACCCCGGCGTGCGCGTGGCACGCCCCGAGGACCTGCCCGCCGTGCTCCCGGCGAGCGCCGCCATGTTCGAGGAGGAGGTCGGGTACTCCCCGTACACGGGCGGCGACCGCGGGTACCGGGACCGGGTCTCCGCGCTCGTCGAGGCGGGGCGCTGCCTCGTGCTGACCGACGACGGGGGCCGCGTGGTGTTCAAGGCCGACCTCGGCTCGGTGGCCCGCGGCGTGGCGCAGGTGCAGGGCGTGTGGGTGGACCCGGCGCACCGCGGCCGGGGGCTGGCGGCGCCCTGCATGGCGGCGGCCGTGCGCCTCGCCCGCCGGCGCACCCCGGTGGTCAGCCTCTACGTCAACGACTACAACGTCCGGGCCCTCGCCACCTACCGGCGGGTCGGCTTCGAGCGGGTCGGGACCTTCGCCACCGTCCTGCTCTGA
- the ispG gene encoding flavodoxin-dependent (E)-4-hydroxy-3-methylbut-2-enyl-diphosphate synthase — protein MTPVSLGMPAAPQPVLSPRRKTRQIRVGSVGVGSDSPVSVQSMTTTPTTDINATLQQIAELNATGCDIVRVACPSQDDADALPIIAMKSPIPVIADIHFQPKYVYAAIEAGCAAVRVNPGNIRKFDDQVGQIAREAKAAGVSIRIGVNAGSLDQRIMDRYGKATPEALVESAVWEASLFEEHDFHDFKISVKHNDPVTMVRAYQLLAERGDWPLHLGVTEAGPAFQGTIKSATAFGALLSQGIGDTIRVSLSAPPVEEVKVGNQILQSLGLRPRKLEIVSCPSCGRAQVDVYTLADEVTAGLEGLTVPLRVAVMGCVVNGPGEAREADLGVASGNGKGQIFVKGEVVKTVPEDLIVETLIEEANRIAAEMETDENGETTAGSPVVSVS, from the coding sequence TTGACCCCGGTCAGCCTCGGCATGCCCGCCGCGCCCCAGCCCGTCCTCTCCCCGCGCCGGAAGACCCGGCAGATCCGGGTCGGGTCCGTGGGCGTCGGCTCCGACTCGCCGGTGAGCGTGCAGTCCATGACGACCACCCCCACCACGGACATCAACGCCACCCTGCAGCAGATCGCGGAGCTCAACGCCACCGGGTGCGACATCGTCCGGGTGGCGTGCCCGTCCCAGGACGACGCCGACGCCCTGCCGATCATCGCCATGAAGTCCCCGATCCCGGTGATCGCCGACATCCACTTCCAGCCGAAGTACGTCTACGCGGCCATCGAGGCCGGGTGCGCGGCCGTGCGCGTCAACCCGGGCAACATCCGCAAGTTCGACGACCAGGTCGGCCAGATCGCCCGCGAGGCCAAGGCCGCCGGGGTGTCCATCCGGATCGGCGTGAACGCCGGCTCCCTCGACCAGCGGATCATGGACAGGTACGGCAAGGCCACGCCCGAGGCGCTCGTCGAGTCCGCCGTGTGGGAGGCGTCCCTGTTCGAGGAGCACGACTTCCACGACTTCAAGATCTCCGTCAAGCACAACGACCCGGTCACCATGGTCCGGGCCTACCAGCTGCTCGCCGAGCGCGGCGACTGGCCCCTGCACCTCGGCGTGACCGAGGCGGGCCCCGCCTTCCAGGGCACCATCAAGTCCGCCACGGCCTTCGGCGCCCTGCTGTCCCAGGGCATCGGGGACACCATCCGGGTCTCCCTCTCGGCGCCGCCGGTCGAGGAGGTCAAGGTCGGCAACCAGATCCTGCAGTCCCTGGGCCTGCGCCCGCGCAAGCTCGAGATCGTCTCCTGCCCCTCCTGCGGCCGCGCGCAGGTCGACGTCTACACGCTCGCGGACGAGGTGACGGCGGGCCTCGAGGGGCTCACCGTCCCGCTGCGGGTGGCCGTGATGGGCTGCGTCGTCAACGGCCCCGGCGAGGCCCGCGAGGCCGACCTCGGCGTGGCCTCCGGCAACGGCAAGGGCCAGATCTTCGTCAAGGGCGAGGTCGTGAAGACCGTCCCCGAGGACCTCATCGTGGAGACGCTGATCGAGGAGGCCAACCGCATCGCCGCCGAGATGGAGACGGACGAGAACGGGGAGACCACGGCGGGCAGCCCCGTCGTGAGCGTCAGCTGA
- a CDS encoding M50 family metallopeptidase, producing the protein MGVVLFLVGVLLAAAAIAVSIALHEIGHLVPAKLFGVRVTQYMVGFGRTVLSRRRGETEYGLKAVPLGGYISMVGMYPPARAGSTARASSTGVFQQMAAEARGGAADQLLPGDEDRVFYRLPVWKRIVIMLGGPVMNLLLGTLCLAVLLSGFGTATPTTTVAWVSECVVAAERQAAGQTECRPEDPQAPANAAGLRPGDVVTAVDGAPVGSWDELTARIRDRAGERIPVVVERDGRTVSAALTPILSSRPVLDDSGAAVTGEDGAPRYEEVGFIGISPTSEPVRQPLTAVPGAVLDGLQQIAGVVLHLPQRIYEVGEAAFSDAPRDPDGPISVVGVGRISGEIAAHEEIALRDKAASLVGLVGSVNLALFVFNLLPLLPLDGGHVAGALWEALRRGSARLLGRRDPGPFDPARLLPVTYAVAVLMIGMSVLLIYADIVKPVRLF; encoded by the coding sequence ATGGGTGTCGTGCTGTTCCTCGTGGGCGTGCTGCTGGCCGCCGCCGCCATCGCGGTCTCCATCGCCCTCCACGAGATCGGCCACCTCGTGCCGGCCAAGCTCTTCGGCGTGCGCGTCACGCAGTACATGGTCGGCTTCGGGCGCACCGTGCTCTCCCGCCGGCGCGGCGAGACGGAGTACGGGCTCAAGGCGGTCCCGCTGGGCGGCTACATCTCCATGGTGGGGATGTACCCGCCGGCGCGCGCGGGCTCGACGGCCCGCGCCTCGAGCACCGGCGTCTTCCAGCAGATGGCGGCCGAGGCCCGCGGCGGCGCCGCGGACCAGCTCCTCCCCGGGGACGAGGACCGCGTGTTCTACCGGCTGCCCGTGTGGAAGCGGATCGTGATCATGCTCGGCGGCCCCGTGATGAACCTCCTGCTCGGGACCCTGTGCCTGGCCGTCCTGCTCTCCGGCTTCGGGACGGCGACGCCCACCACGACGGTCGCGTGGGTGTCCGAGTGCGTGGTGGCCGCGGAGCGCCAGGCCGCCGGGCAGACCGAGTGCCGGCCGGAGGATCCCCAGGCCCCCGCGAACGCCGCCGGGCTGCGCCCCGGGGACGTCGTCACGGCCGTCGACGGCGCCCCGGTCGGCTCCTGGGACGAGCTCACCGCCCGGATCCGGGACCGGGCCGGCGAACGGATCCCGGTGGTGGTCGAGCGGGACGGCCGGACCGTGTCCGCGGCGCTGACCCCCATCCTCTCCTCGCGGCCCGTGCTGGACGACTCCGGCGCCGCCGTGACCGGCGAGGACGGCGCCCCCCGCTACGAGGAGGTCGGTTTCATCGGCATCAGCCCCACGAGCGAGCCCGTCCGGCAGCCGCTGACCGCGGTGCCCGGGGCGGTGCTGGACGGGCTGCAGCAGATCGCCGGGGTGGTCCTGCACCTGCCGCAGCGGATCTACGAGGTGGGGGAGGCGGCGTTCTCCGACGCGCCCCGGGACCCGGACGGGCCGATCTCCGTGGTGGGGGTCGGCCGGATCTCGGGGGAGATCGCCGCGCACGAGGAGATCGCGCTGCGGGACAAGGCCGCCTCCCTCGTGGGCCTGGTCGGCTCCGTCAACCTGGCCCTGTTCGTCTTCAACCTGCTGCCGCTGCTGCCGCTCGACGGCGGGCACGTCGCCGGGGCGCTGTGGGAGGCGCTGCGCCGGGGGAGCGCCCGGCTGCTCGGCCGCCGCGACCCTGGCCCCTTCGACCCCGCCCGGCTGCTGCCGGTGACCTACGCGGTGGCCGTGCTGATGATCGGGATGTCCGTGCTGCTGATCTACGCGGACATCGTCAAACCGGTCCGGCTGTTCTGA
- a CDS encoding methionine ABC transporter permease, with product MVAVTLLLAGLLGLLVGVGLYVTRRGNILENRAVHEGLNLVVNFVRPIPFIILLAALGPVTQGVVGTRLGPNAAIFAMTIGAMFAVARIVEQNLMSVDPGVVEAARSMGVSRGRIITTVILPEALGPLVLGYTFLVIGITDMSAMAGAIGAGGLGDFALRLGYQRFNDEVTWAAVAVIVVLVQLVQVVGNRLARRILRR from the coding sequence ATGGTGGCGGTCACGCTGCTGCTCGCCGGCCTGCTCGGTCTGCTCGTGGGCGTCGGCCTCTACGTCACCCGCCGGGGCAACATCCTGGAGAACCGGGCGGTGCACGAGGGCCTCAACCTCGTGGTGAACTTCGTCCGGCCGATCCCGTTCATCATCCTGCTTGCCGCGCTGGGACCGGTGACCCAGGGGGTCGTCGGGACCCGGCTGGGGCCCAACGCCGCGATCTTCGCGATGACCATCGGGGCCATGTTCGCGGTGGCGCGCATCGTCGAGCAGAACCTCATGAGCGTGGACCCCGGGGTCGTGGAGGCGGCCCGCTCCATGGGCGTCTCCCGCGGCCGCATCATCACCACGGTGATCCTGCCCGAGGCGCTGGGCCCGCTGGTGCTCGGCTACACGTTCCTGGTCATCGGCATCACGGACATGTCGGCGATGGCCGGGGCCATCGGCGCCGGCGGCCTGGGCGACTTCGCCCTGCGCCTGGGCTACCAGCGGTTCAACGACGAGGTCACGTGGGCGGCGGTCGCCGTCATCGTGGTCCTGGTCCAGCTCGTGCAGGTGGTGGGCAACCGGCTGGCCCGCCGGATCCTGCGCCGCTGA
- a CDS encoding methionine ABC transporter ATP-binding protein, whose product MSAAVPAGPPAPGRPDEVLVSFRNVSKTFRTGSGRAAREVLAVNDVTLDVRRGEIFGVIGYSGAGKSTLVRLINGLEPVSSGSLTVEGFEVAGRRETELAPVRQEIGMIFQQFNLFTSRTVAGNVEYPLKRAGWPKEKRRARVAELLEFVGLAARAGNYPEQLSGGQKQRVGIARALATSPKLLLADESTSALDPETTQEVLQVLQRVNRELGITIVIITHEMDVVRAIADRVAVMQDGKVVEHGSTVDIFARPRTETARRFVSSVLHSVPDAREVERLRRAHRGRLVIVDVGDGVDIGGVLSDGAARGVRFTIAYGGISVLQEQSFGSLTFELTGADAAVQAVVDEMSRITTLREVAA is encoded by the coding sequence GTGAGCGCGGCGGTCCCCGCCGGGCCGCCCGCACCCGGGCGCCCGGACGAGGTGCTCGTCTCCTTCCGCAACGTCTCCAAGACCTTCCGCACCGGCTCGGGGCGGGCGGCGCGCGAGGTGCTCGCGGTCAACGACGTCACCCTCGACGTCCGCCGCGGCGAGATCTTCGGCGTGATCGGCTACTCCGGGGCGGGCAAGTCCACCCTCGTGCGCCTGATCAACGGGCTCGAGCCCGTGTCCTCGGGCTCCCTGACCGTGGAGGGCTTCGAGGTGGCCGGCCGGCGCGAGACCGAGCTGGCGCCCGTGCGGCAGGAGATCGGGATGATCTTCCAGCAGTTCAACCTCTTCACCTCCCGCACCGTCGCCGGCAACGTCGAGTATCCGCTCAAGCGGGCCGGCTGGCCGAAGGAGAAGCGCCGGGCGCGGGTGGCCGAGCTGCTCGAGTTCGTGGGCCTCGCCGCCCGCGCCGGCAACTACCCGGAGCAGCTCTCCGGCGGGCAGAAGCAGCGCGTGGGCATCGCCCGCGCCCTGGCGACCAGCCCGAAGCTGCTCCTGGCCGACGAGTCGACGAGCGCCCTCGACCCGGAGACCACCCAGGAGGTGCTGCAGGTGCTGCAGCGGGTCAACCGGGAGCTCGGGATCACGATCGTGATCATCACCCACGAGATGGACGTGGTCCGCGCGATCGCCGACCGCGTGGCCGTGATGCAGGACGGGAAGGTCGTGGAGCACGGCTCCACCGTGGACATCTTCGCCCGGCCCCGCACCGAGACCGCCCGCCGCTTCGTCTCCTCCGTCCTGCACTCGGTGCCCGACGCCCGTGAGGTCGAGCGGCTGCGCCGCGCCCACCGGGGGCGCCTGGTGATCGTGGACGTCGGCGACGGCGTGGACATCGGCGGGGTGCTCTCGGACGGCGCCGCCCGCGGGGTCCGCTTCACCATCGCCTACGGCGGGATCAGCGTGCTCCAGGAGCAGTCGTTCGGGTCCCTGACCTTCGAGCTGACCGGTGCGGACGCGGCCGTGCAGGCCGTGGTCGACGAGATGTCCCGCATCACGACCCTGAGAGAGGTGGCCGCGTGA
- a CDS encoding MetQ/NlpA family ABC transporter substrate-binding protein: MRSQRLPFLALATTLGLALTACGGSAGESSGEGVLADDKVTIGVVGTDPTHDALQRVAEEQGITVEYVDFSDYNQPNPATESGDVEMTWFQHVPFLADYNNAAGGSITPIGSTSIYPLGLYSNQYDSVEQFQEGDEIAVPNDAVNLSRALLVLEAAGLVELTSDTLIPTELDVDTEASTVRVTPVSAEQTVLSLDSVAGSVINNDFLSRADIDPQSALAQDDPESEGSRAYVNLFTTTEELADDETLRQVADLYHEQAVLDAEMEETKDTAVPLQLEPEELQELTARYQQELKDQEQ, translated from the coding sequence ATGCGATCGCAGCGCCTCCCCTTCCTCGCCCTGGCCACGACCCTCGGCCTCGCCCTCACCGCCTGCGGCGGCTCCGCCGGGGAGTCCTCCGGCGAGGGCGTGCTCGCCGACGACAAGGTCACCATCGGCGTGGTGGGCACCGACCCGACCCACGACGCCCTCCAGCGGGTGGCCGAGGAGCAGGGCATCACCGTCGAGTACGTCGACTTCTCCGACTACAACCAGCCGAACCCCGCCACCGAGTCCGGTGACGTGGAGATGACCTGGTTCCAGCACGTCCCGTTCCTCGCCGACTACAACAACGCGGCCGGCGGCTCCATCACCCCGATCGGCTCGACCTCGATCTACCCGCTGGGCCTGTACTCCAACCAGTACGACTCCGTGGAGCAGTTCCAGGAGGGCGACGAGATCGCGGTGCCCAACGACGCCGTGAACCTCTCCCGGGCCCTGCTCGTGCTCGAGGCCGCAGGTCTCGTGGAGCTGACCAGCGACACCCTCATCCCCACCGAGCTCGACGTCGACACCGAGGCCTCCACGGTGCGGGTCACCCCGGTCTCCGCGGAGCAGACGGTGCTCTCGCTCGACTCGGTGGCCGGCTCGGTCATCAACAACGACTTCCTCTCGCGGGCCGACATCGACCCGCAGTCCGCGCTCGCCCAGGACGACCCCGAGTCCGAGGGCTCCCGCGCCTACGTCAACCTCTTCACCACCACGGAGGAGCTCGCCGACGACGAGACCCTCCGGCAGGTCGCGGACCTCTACCACGAGCAGGCCGTGCTCGACGCCGAGATGGAGGAGACCAAGGACACCGCCGTGCCGCTGCAGCTGGAGCCGGAGGAGCTCCAGGAGCTGACCGCGCGCTACCAGCAGGAGCTGAAGGACCAGGAGCAGTGA
- the dxr gene encoding 1-deoxy-D-xylulose-5-phosphate reductoisomerase, translating into MTPPATSPRTRPTPELRALAAAGPRRISVLGSTGSIGTQALDVVRAARELEGADPFTVVALAAGARHLELLAEQALETRAALVATSGTAQDAARLAGLIADGAASAGAGGYRPDVVHGPDAASAAAAHPDADLVLNGITGSIGLAPTLAALRAGHRLALANKESLIAGGALVKAAAAATGDPDALIPVDSEHSALAQALRGGTAGEVDRLVLTASGGPFRGRSRAELETVTPRDALRHPTWDMGLMVTTNSATMVNKALEVLEAHLLFDVPLERIDVVVHPQSVVHSMVQFVDGSTLAQASPPDMRLPIALGLAWPHRVPGAALPCDWTRATEWTFEPLDPVAFPAVELLKAAGERGGTFPAVFNAANEEAVHAFHDGRIRFPAIVDTVEAVLGEHDDDGPLELEAVLAAERWARRRAREVLAR; encoded by the coding sequence ATGACGCCCCCCGCCACCTCGCCCCGCACCCGCCCGACACCCGAGCTGCGCGCCCTGGCCGCCGCCGGCCCCCGCCGGATCAGCGTCCTCGGCTCGACGGGCTCGATCGGCACCCAGGCGCTCGACGTCGTGCGGGCCGCCCGCGAGCTCGAGGGCGCGGACCCGTTCACCGTGGTCGCCCTCGCCGCCGGAGCACGGCACCTCGAGCTCCTCGCCGAGCAGGCCCTCGAGACCCGCGCCGCGCTCGTGGCGACCAGCGGCACCGCCCAGGACGCCGCCCGGCTGGCCGGCCTCATCGCGGACGGGGCCGCGTCCGCCGGGGCCGGGGGATACCGCCCGGACGTCGTGCACGGGCCCGACGCCGCGTCCGCGGCCGCCGCCCACCCCGACGCCGACCTCGTGCTCAACGGGATCACCGGCTCCATCGGCCTCGCCCCCACGCTGGCGGCGCTGCGGGCCGGGCACCGGCTCGCCCTGGCGAACAAGGAGTCCCTGATCGCCGGCGGCGCCCTCGTCAAGGCCGCCGCCGCGGCCACCGGGGACCCGGACGCCCTGATCCCCGTGGACTCCGAGCACTCCGCGCTGGCGCAGGCGCTGCGCGGCGGCACCGCCGGGGAGGTGGACCGGCTCGTGCTGACGGCCTCCGGCGGGCCCTTCCGCGGCCGGTCCCGGGCGGAGCTCGAGACGGTCACGCCCCGGGACGCGCTGCGCCACCCGACGTGGGACATGGGCCTGATGGTGACGACCAACTCGGCGACCATGGTGAACAAGGCCCTCGAGGTGCTCGAGGCCCACCTGCTCTTCGACGTCCCCCTCGAGCGCATCGACGTGGTGGTCCACCCCCAGTCGGTCGTGCACTCCATGGTCCAGTTCGTGGACGGCTCCACCCTCGCCCAGGCCTCGCCCCCGGACATGCGCCTTCCCATCGCCCTCGGCCTGGCCTGGCCGCACCGGGTGCCCGGGGCCGCCCTGCCGTGCGACTGGACGCGCGCCACGGAGTGGACCTTCGAGCCCCTCGACCCGGTGGCGTTCCCCGCCGTCGAGCTCCTCAAGGCGGCGGGGGAGCGGGGCGGGACCTTCCCCGCCGTGTTCAACGCGGCCAACGAGGAGGCGGTGCACGCCTTCCACGACGGCCGGATCCGGTTCCCCGCCATCGTGGACACCGTCGAGGCGGTGCTGGGCGAGCACGACGACGACGGCCCGCTGGAGCTCGAGGCCGTGCTGGCGGCCGAGCGCTGGGCCCGCCGGCGGGCCCGCGAGGTCCTCGCCCGCTGA
- a CDS encoding GlsB/YeaQ/YmgE family stress response membrane protein — protein sequence MGIISWIILGLIAGALAKLIMPGSQGGGIIVTIVLGIVGALLGGFLGSLIGIGDLESAFDIGTIITAVVGALIVLFIWGAVSGRKGRATR from the coding sequence ATGGGAATCATCAGCTGGATCATCCTCGGCCTCATCGCCGGCGCCCTCGCCAAGCTCATCATGCCGGGCAGCCAGGGTGGCGGCATCATCGTCACGATCGTTCTCGGCATCGTGGGGGCCCTCCTCGGAGGCTTCCTCGGCTCGCTGATCGGCATCGGGGACCTGGAGTCCGCGTTCGACATCGGCACCATCATCACCGCCGTCGTGGGAGCCCTCATCGTGCTCTTCATCTGGGGCGCGGTCTCCGGCCGCAAGGGTCGCGCCACGCGCTGA